From Synergistaceae bacterium, a single genomic window includes:
- a CDS encoding restriction endonuclease subunit S: MSKNIFCPDGVEFKKLGDICEFNRGTSLTSARAVAGEIPVISGGLKPAFYHNISNRPAGCITVAGSGSAGYVSFWEVPIFCADSFTVDPKNTNEILSKYLYYYLTNIQEEIYRRKSPGPIPHIYGKNLADFMIPLPPLEVQREIIRILDKFTELTRELTRELELRKKQYNYYRDKLLTFDNSIKWVTIEELFDIRTGYTPSKRNDSYWENGVVPWFRMDDIRMNGRILSSAMQKISLEAVKNRPFPANSLIISTSATIGEHALITVDFLANQRFTCLTIKKEFESECDIMFAFYYCYELKKLCLQNLNHGHFDSVDMKKFRLFRFPLPPIEEQQRISAILDKFDSLCNSITSGIPAEINARRKQYEYYRDKLLTFKQIDSELTQH, from the coding sequence ATGAGCAAAAATATTTTTTGTCCTGATGGAGTCGAATTTAAGAAGTTAGGCGATATTTGCGAATTTAATCGGGGGACATCTCTTACTTCTGCGCGTGCTGTAGCTGGTGAAATTCCTGTTATTTCAGGTGGATTAAAACCTGCGTTCTATCATAATATATCAAATCGTCCGGCAGGTTGTATTACTGTTGCTGGGTCTGGCTCTGCTGGATATGTAAGTTTTTGGGAAGTGCCTATTTTTTGCGCGGATTCTTTTACTGTTGACCCTAAGAATACAAATGAAATTTTGAGCAAATATCTTTATTATTATTTGACGAACATACAAGAAGAAATTTACAGGCGCAAAAGTCCCGGACCAATTCCGCATATATACGGCAAAAATTTAGCAGATTTTATGATCCCCCTCCCGCCGTTAGAAGTTCAACGCGAAATAATACGGATTCTCGACAAATTCACAGAACTTACAAGAGAACTTACAAGAGAACTTGAATTAAGAAAGAAACAATATAATTATTATCGCGATAAATTATTAACATTTGATAATTCTATAAAATGGGTAACGATTGAGGAATTATTTGACATTCGCACCGGTTATACGCCGTCAAAACGCAATGATTCATACTGGGAAAATGGAGTAGTGCCGTGGTTCAGAATGGACGATATAAGGATGAACGGCAGAATATTATCATCAGCAATGCAAAAAATTTCGCTCGAAGCAGTAAAGAATCGCCCATTTCCTGCGAACTCGTTAATAATATCGACCTCCGCGACAATAGGCGAACACGCATTAATAACGGTTGATTTTCTAGCAAATCAGAGATTCACGTGTTTAACTATCAAGAAAGAATTTGAATCCGAATGTGATATTATGTTTGCATTCTATTATTGTTATGAGCTAAAAAAATTATGTTTGCAAAATCTTAATCACGGCCATTTTGATTCGGTCGACATGAAAAAATTTCGTTTATTCCGATTCCCCCTCCCGCCCATAGAAGAACAGCAGCGAATCAGCGCAATACTTGATAAATTTGACTCGCTCTGTAATAGTATAACTTCAGGCATTCCCGCAGAGATAAACGCCCGACGCAAACAATATGAATATTATCGTGATAAATTATTGACTTTCAAGCAAATTGACTCCGAACTCACGCAGCATTAA